One segment of Agromyces albus DNA contains the following:
- the serB gene encoding phosphoserine phosphatase SerB, protein MTDGAPNRASGPLVVLDADSTLIREEAIELLAEAAGSLAHVALVTERAMRGELDFAASLRERVATLAGLDVAVLAVARERMTPTPGLGELIAGVHAAGGRIGVVSGGFHELLDPLAESLGLDFCRANRLEVDGGRLTGRVDGPIVDAHGKAAALDEWAAVSGIPLRRTVAVGDGANDLLMLGRAALGVAFCAKPIVRERAHVAIDRPDLSGVLALLGLRG, encoded by the coding sequence GTGACCGATGGCGCCCCGAACCGCGCGAGCGGCCCGCTCGTCGTGCTCGACGCCGATTCCACGCTCATCCGTGAGGAGGCGATCGAGCTGCTCGCCGAAGCCGCCGGCAGCCTCGCGCACGTGGCGCTGGTCACGGAGCGGGCGATGCGGGGCGAGCTCGACTTCGCTGCGAGCCTCCGGGAGCGCGTTGCGACGCTCGCGGGACTCGATGTCGCCGTGCTCGCCGTGGCTCGTGAGCGGATGACGCCGACGCCGGGCCTCGGTGAGCTCATCGCCGGCGTGCACGCCGCGGGCGGGCGCATCGGCGTGGTGTCGGGCGGTTTCCATGAGTTGCTCGACCCGCTCGCCGAGAGCCTCGGGCTCGACTTCTGTCGGGCCAATCGGCTCGAAGTCGACGGCGGTCGCCTCACCGGGCGAGTCGACGGCCCGATCGTCGACGCCCACGGCAAGGCCGCTGCGCTCGATGAATGGGCGGCGGTCAGCGGCATCCCGCTGCGTCGCACCGTCGCGGTGGGCGACGGCGCCAACGACCTGCTCATGCTCGGGCGCGCCGCCCTCGGCGTGGCGTTCTGCGCGAAGCCGATCGTGCGCGAACGCGCGCACGTCGCGATCGACCGGCCAGACCTGTCGGGCGTTCTCGCACTCCTCGGACTTCGCGGATAG
- a CDS encoding exonuclease domain-containing protein: MDDTTAAPWADTLAVFDLETTGIDVETSRIVTAYVGVLGRDGEVIEQRDWIIDPGVEIPMAASIIHGVTTERARLEGQAPPVAVAEIIAALTGVAGRGLPIVAYNAAYDLTLLDREALRYGLTALPVPGAVVDPLVIDKAVDRYRRGKRTLSATAEHYGVSLIDAHDAGADAVAAGRVAQAIARAFPELATTAVAALHARQVDWSREQAENYQAWRRANGSPEFTTSGEWPVR, translated from the coding sequence ATGGATGACACGACCGCAGCTCCCTGGGCCGACACGCTGGCCGTCTTCGACCTCGAGACCACCGGCATCGACGTCGAGACGAGTCGCATCGTCACCGCGTACGTCGGCGTGCTCGGGCGCGACGGCGAGGTGATCGAGCAGCGCGACTGGATCATCGACCCCGGCGTCGAGATCCCCATGGCGGCATCGATCATCCACGGCGTCACCACCGAGCGCGCGCGCCTCGAGGGGCAGGCACCGCCCGTCGCCGTCGCCGAGATCATCGCGGCCCTCACCGGGGTCGCGGGCCGCGGCCTGCCGATCGTCGCGTACAACGCCGCCTACGACCTGACCCTGCTCGATCGCGAAGCGCTGCGATACGGCCTCACCGCGCTGCCGGTGCCCGGTGCCGTCGTCGACCCGCTCGTCATCGACAAGGCCGTCGACCGGTATCGACGCGGCAAGCGCACCCTCTCCGCGACGGCGGAGCACTACGGGGTCTCCCTCATCGACGCCCATGACGCCGGCGCCGACGCCGTGGCCGCCGGCCGGGTCGCCCAGGCGATCGCCCGAGCCTTTCCCGAGCTGGCGACGACCGCCGTGGCGGCGCTGCATGCCCGGCAGGTCGACTGGAGCCGCGAGCAGGCCGAGAACTACCAGGCGTGGCGGCGGGCGAACGGCAGTCCCGAGTTCACCACATCGGGCGAGTGGCCGGTGCGCTGA
- a CDS encoding ABC transporter ATP-binding protein, with translation MASTVLQFRDVSVVRDGNSILDGVTWSVDSDERWVILGPNGAGKTTLLQIAAAGMHPTKGTADVLQESLGKTDVFELRPMIGFASTAMARKIPRNETVLDVVLTAAYSVMGRWNEEYEAVDLRRAQRVLKEWGLEGFAERRFGSLSDGEQKRVQIARSVMTDPELLLLDEPAASLDLGAREELVGLLGGYASSPSSPAIVMVTHHVEEIPNGFTHAMLLAHGGVVAAGPLDDALTSDTLTETFGIPIELSEASGRFVARAA, from the coding sequence ATGGCGAGTACGGTTCTGCAGTTCCGCGATGTGTCGGTGGTCCGCGACGGCAATTCGATTCTCGACGGGGTGACGTGGAGCGTCGACTCCGACGAGCGCTGGGTGATTCTCGGCCCGAACGGCGCAGGCAAGACGACCTTGCTGCAGATCGCCGCCGCCGGGATGCATCCCACGAAGGGCACCGCCGACGTGCTCCAGGAGTCGCTCGGCAAGACCGACGTGTTCGAGCTCCGGCCGATGATCGGCTTCGCGTCGACCGCGATGGCACGGAAGATCCCGCGCAATGAGACCGTGCTCGACGTCGTGCTCACGGCCGCCTATTCGGTGATGGGCCGATGGAACGAGGAGTACGAGGCCGTCGACCTCCGTCGTGCGCAGCGGGTGCTGAAGGAGTGGGGCCTCGAGGGTTTCGCCGAGCGCCGTTTCGGCAGCCTCTCCGACGGCGAGCAGAAGCGAGTCCAGATCGCCCGCTCGGTCATGACCGACCCCGAGCTGCTCCTTCTCGACGAGCCGGCCGCAAGCCTCGACCTCGGTGCGCGCGAAGAGCTCGTCGGGCTCCTCGGCGGTTACGCCTCGTCGCCCTCTTCGCCGGCAATCGTGATGGTGACCCACCACGTGGAGGAGATCCCGAACGGCTTCACGCACGCGATGCTCCTCGCCCACGGCGGGGTCGTCGCGGCCGGTCCGCTCGACGACGCGCTCACGTCCGACACCCTCACCGAGACGTTCGGGATCCCGATCGAGCTCAGCGAGGCCAGCGGGCGATTCGTCGCGCGCGCCGCTTGA
- a CDS encoding beta-ketoacyl-ACP reductase: MTTSRTVLVTGGNRGIGFAIAGEFLAQGHRVAVTARSGEGPEGSLTVRADVTDAASLDQAFSEVEAALGPVEVVVANAGITRDTLLLRMSEDEFTSVIDTNLSGAFRVIKRASKGMLKARFGRIVLISSVVGLYGSAGQVNYSASKAGLVGMARSLTRELGARNITTNVVAPGFIETDMTDELPEAQQAEYKKSIPLGRFASPAEVAKVVTWLSGDDAGYISGAVIPVDGGLGMGH; the protein is encoded by the coding sequence ATGACGACGAGCCGCACCGTCCTCGTGACCGGGGGCAATCGGGGCATCGGGTTCGCGATCGCCGGCGAGTTCCTCGCACAGGGCCATCGTGTCGCCGTCACGGCACGCTCAGGAGAAGGCCCCGAAGGCTCGCTCACGGTGCGGGCGGATGTCACGGATGCGGCATCGCTCGACCAGGCATTCTCCGAGGTCGAGGCGGCGCTCGGTCCCGTCGAGGTCGTCGTGGCGAACGCCGGCATCACCCGCGACACGCTTCTGTTGCGCATGAGTGAAGACGAGTTCACGAGCGTCATCGACACCAACCTCTCGGGCGCGTTCCGTGTCATCAAGCGCGCATCGAAGGGCATGCTCAAGGCTCGCTTCGGCCGGATCGTGCTCATTTCGAGCGTCGTCGGCCTCTACGGTTCGGCCGGCCAGGTCAACTACTCGGCGTCGAAGGCCGGCCTCGTCGGCATGGCCCGGTCGCTCACGCGTGAGCTCGGCGCCCGGAACATCACGACGAACGTCGTCGCGCCCGGCTTCATCGAGACCGACATGACCGATGAGTTGCCCGAGGCCCAGCAGGCCGAGTACAAGAAGAGCATCCCGCTCGGCCGATTCGCCTCGCCCGCCGAAGTCGCCAAGGTCGTCACCTGGCTGAGCGGCGACGACGCCGGATACATCTCGGGCGCCGTGATTCCCGTCGACGGCGGACTCGGGATGGGCCACTAG
- a CDS encoding alpha/beta fold hydrolase: MIASPYAEQLARIPVREHRTDVAGTETAWWEYGDERAPVLVLVHGFRGDHHGLEPVVAQLTGFRIVSPDLPGFGGSANLTDRRHDIDGYAAWLTGFLAAVGIEGRFALLGHSFGSIVAAAAVAGGLAPERLVLVNPIGAPALEGSRGVMTRLAVFYYRMAAALPERAGFALLRNGAIVRVMSVTMAKTRSKTLRRWIHDQHDRYFSAFGDRDAVLEAFQASVSHDVREYAPQIEVPTLLVAAERDDVTPIAAQHRLATLFPNATLEVIPEVGHLIHYETPGDAAARIQKFLRSGARA; the protein is encoded by the coding sequence ATGATCGCTTCCCCGTACGCAGAGCAGCTCGCTCGCATTCCCGTGCGGGAGCACCGCACCGACGTGGCCGGCACCGAGACCGCCTGGTGGGAATACGGCGACGAGCGCGCTCCCGTGCTCGTGCTCGTGCACGGGTTCCGCGGCGACCACCACGGCCTCGAGCCGGTCGTCGCGCAACTGACCGGATTCCGCATCGTCTCGCCCGACCTGCCGGGCTTCGGCGGCTCAGCCAACCTCACCGACCGGCGCCACGACATCGACGGCTACGCGGCCTGGCTGACGGGGTTCCTCGCCGCAGTCGGCATCGAGGGCCGCTTCGCGCTGCTCGGCCACTCATTCGGCTCCATCGTCGCTGCCGCGGCGGTGGCCGGGGGTCTCGCGCCCGAGCGACTCGTGCTCGTGAACCCGATCGGCGCACCGGCCCTCGAGGGTTCCCGCGGCGTCATGACCCGACTCGCCGTGTTCTACTACCGCATGGCGGCCGCTCTGCCCGAGCGCGCGGGCTTCGCACTGCTGCGCAATGGAGCGATCGTCCGGGTCATGAGTGTGACGATGGCGAAGACCCGGTCGAAGACCCTGCGCCGCTGGATCCACGACCAGCACGATCGCTACTTCTCGGCGTTCGGCGATCGCGACGCCGTGCTCGAGGCGTTTCAGGCCTCCGTGAGCCACGACGTGCGCGAATACGCCCCGCAGATCGAGGTGCCGACGCTCCTCGTCGCCGCCGAGCGCGACGACGTCACTCCGATCGCTGCCCAGCACCGGCTCGCCACGCTGTTCCCCAATGCCACGCTCGAGGTCATCCCCGAGGTCGGCCATCTGATCCACTACGAGACCCCCGGCGACGCCGCGGCGCGCATCCAGAAGTTCCTGCGCTCCGGAGCACGCGCGTGA
- a CDS encoding DUF3099 domain-containing protein, protein MKQQSITTLPPSPEAERRSRMIKYSVAMSIRVLCIVAMLFAQGWWLVVFAAGAIFLPYIAVVLANVGGPTRAPQVLRPGNLLPTTPAGPSARPDTAEAPSTPDAPMTEAPTTDAPEPNEEPDAERGGR, encoded by the coding sequence ATGAAGCAGCAGTCGATCACCACGCTCCCGCCCTCGCCGGAGGCCGAGCGGCGCTCGCGCATGATCAAGTACTCGGTCGCGATGTCGATCCGGGTGCTCTGCATCGTCGCGATGCTCTTCGCACAGGGATGGTGGCTCGTGGTGTTCGCAGCCGGGGCGATCTTCCTGCCGTACATCGCGGTCGTGCTCGCGAACGTGGGCGGCCCGACGCGCGCGCCGCAAGTGCTCCGCCCTGGCAACCTGCTGCCGACGACCCCCGCGGGCCCGAGCGCGCGTCCCGACACGGCCGAGGCGCCGTCGACGCCGGATGCGCCGATGACCGAAGCGCCCACGACCGATGCGCCAGAGCCGAACGAGGAACCCGACGCCGAGCGAGGCGGCCGGTGA
- a CDS encoding SURF1 family cytochrome oxidase biogenesis protein, with protein MRSWSFLRSPRWAGYLALTVVFAVACSALGTWQLNRRAEALAEVARIDANYDAEPVPLSEALPDPAAFDVDQRWEVVELSGSYLVDEEVVVRNRPFEGNSGFEVITPFRLDDGRVFWVNRGWIAQAPNGRPSEVPPPPDGHLEITARLKAGEDRIAGRTSTGIELATIDLDELAARIDEPSYTGAYGVLVESRSESDEPPLAAARPVRDEGPHLSYALQWFVFALLGFIGLGWSANQERRAIAELAAGPDAPPAPPRKPRRERGDADIEDEILDRR; from the coding sequence GTGAGGTCGTGGTCGTTCCTCCGCTCGCCGCGCTGGGCCGGGTACCTCGCCCTCACCGTCGTCTTCGCGGTCGCGTGCTCGGCGCTCGGCACCTGGCAGTTGAACCGCCGCGCCGAGGCGCTCGCCGAGGTCGCGCGGATCGACGCGAACTACGACGCCGAGCCCGTGCCGCTCTCCGAGGCGCTGCCCGACCCGGCCGCGTTCGACGTCGACCAGCGCTGGGAGGTGGTCGAGCTGTCGGGCAGCTACCTCGTCGACGAGGAGGTCGTCGTGCGAAACCGCCCGTTCGAGGGCAACTCGGGCTTCGAGGTGATCACGCCGTTCCGACTCGATGACGGGCGTGTCTTCTGGGTGAATCGCGGATGGATCGCGCAAGCACCCAACGGGCGCCCGAGCGAAGTGCCGCCCCCACCCGACGGGCACCTCGAGATCACTGCACGGCTGAAGGCCGGCGAGGACCGCATCGCCGGGCGCACGTCGACGGGCATCGAGCTCGCGACGATCGACCTCGACGAGCTCGCCGCTCGCATCGACGAGCCGAGCTACACGGGCGCGTACGGCGTGCTCGTTGAGTCGCGTTCGGAGAGCGATGAACCGCCGCTCGCCGCGGCGCGGCCAGTACGCGATGAGGGGCCGCACCTGTCGTATGCCCTGCAGTGGTTCGTCTTCGCCCTGCTCGGGTTCATCGGACTCGGGTGGTCGGCGAATCAGGAGCGGCGGGCGATCGCCGAGCTCGCAGCCGGACCGGATGCCCCGCCGGCCCCGCCGCGCAAGCCGAGGCGCGAGCGTGGCGACGCCGACATCGAGGACGAGATCCTCGATCGGCGGTGA
- a CDS encoding glycosyltransferase family 4 protein has translation MRLVVDCRYIRIGQHDGISRFTAGIVTELGKRHPLTMLISDHRQLEMLPPLPWQLVSPVTSIREPFVALQVNKLRPDLVFTPMQTMGSWGRDYRLLLTVHDLIYYENRTPPRDLPLAVRLLWRLYHLGWWPQRMLLNRADAVVTVSQTTADLIREHHLADRPVTVVPNAADGLGRPELPRRRPAANRLLYMGSFMPYKNVDTLVRAVAALPDHELHLLSRITPVERTRLTRLAPQARLVFHDGVTDAEYAELLAGATALVTASRAEGFGIPLVEAMRLGTPVVVSDIPIFREIGGAAALFFDPDNPEGLVAALWALEREGEWERRSAAAVEAAAGYTWSESAERLLDLMRRTVAPQSPRRRRTSA, from the coding sequence GTGAGGCTCGTCGTCGACTGCCGGTACATCCGCATCGGGCAGCACGACGGCATCAGCCGGTTCACGGCCGGCATCGTGACCGAGCTCGGCAAGCGGCATCCGCTCACCATGCTGATCAGCGACCACCGGCAACTCGAGATGCTGCCGCCGTTGCCGTGGCAGCTCGTGAGCCCGGTCACGAGCATCCGTGAACCGTTCGTGGCGCTGCAGGTGAACAAGCTCCGGCCCGATCTCGTCTTCACGCCTATGCAGACGATGGGCTCGTGGGGGCGCGACTACCGCCTCCTGCTCACGGTGCACGATCTGATCTACTACGAGAACCGCACCCCGCCGCGCGACCTGCCGCTCGCCGTGCGCCTGTTGTGGCGGCTCTACCACCTCGGTTGGTGGCCGCAGCGGATGCTGCTGAATCGCGCCGATGCCGTGGTCACCGTCTCGCAGACGACCGCCGACCTCATCCGTGAGCATCACCTCGCCGATCGCCCGGTGACGGTCGTGCCGAATGCCGCCGACGGCCTCGGCCGCCCAGAGCTTCCCCGGCGCAGGCCGGCCGCGAATCGGCTCCTCTACATGGGTTCGTTCATGCCCTACAAGAACGTCGACACGCTCGTGCGCGCCGTCGCCGCGCTGCCCGACCACGAGCTGCACCTCCTGAGCCGCATCACGCCAGTCGAGCGCACCAGGCTCACGAGGCTCGCGCCGCAAGCGAGACTCGTCTTCCATGACGGCGTGACGGATGCCGAGTACGCCGAGCTGCTCGCCGGCGCCACCGCCCTCGTCACGGCCTCGCGGGCGGAGGGTTTCGGCATCCCGCTCGTCGAGGCCATGCGACTCGGCACGCCCGTCGTCGTGAGCGACATCCCGATCTTCCGCGAGATCGGCGGCGCGGCGGCCCTGTTCTTCGATCCCGACAATCCCGAGGGGCTCGTGGCCGCATTGTGGGCGCTCGAGCGCGAGGGGGAGTGGGAGCGTCGTTCGGCTGCAGCAGTCGAAGCCGCTGCGGGGTACACCTGGAGCGAGTCGGCCGAGCGGCTGCTCGACCTCATGCGGCGCACGGTCGCACCCCAATCACCCCGGCGCCGACGCACCAGCGCCTGA
- a CDS encoding type B 50S ribosomal protein L31 has protein sequence MKTDIHPDYAAVVFRDLASGATFLTRSTVSSDKTIELDGVTYPVIDVEISSESHPFYTGKQRIMDSAGRVEKFNKRFKGFGQ, from the coding sequence ATGAAGACCGACATCCACCCCGACTACGCCGCCGTCGTCTTCCGCGACCTCGCTTCGGGTGCCACGTTCCTCACCCGTTCGACGGTCTCGAGCGACAAGACGATCGAGCTCGATGGCGTCACCTACCCGGTGATCGACGTCGAGATCTCGTCGGAGTCGCACCCGTTCTACACGGGCAAGCAGCGCATCATGGACTCGGCCGGTCGCGTCGAGAAGTTCAACAAGCGCTTCAAGGGCTTCGGCCAGTAA
- the glgA gene encoding glycogen synthase produces MRVDLLTREYPPEVYGGAGVHVAELVRALRRDLEVVVRCFGAPRDEAGTFGYPAPSEFAAANQALGTMGVDLLMASDAAGADLVHSHTWYANFAGFTAKRLHGVPHVVTAHSLEPLRPWKAEQLGGGYRVSSWVERTAFEDADAVIAVSEGMRRDILRAYPSIDPARVEVVYNGIDLEDWRPLDDPDTVRALGVDPDRPAVIFVGRITRQKGLPYLLRAARLLPEDVQLVLCAGAPDTEDIMAEVTALVEALRAERSGVVWIDRHLPRAELTALLTAATVFVCPSVYEPLGIVNLEAMACGAPVVGTATGGIPEVVDDGVTGVLVPIEQADDGTGTPLDPDRFVEDLAAALTRVVADPARARAMGEAGRLRAEARFAWDAIAGRTREVYAAVLAR; encoded by the coding sequence ATGCGCGTCGACCTGCTCACCCGCGAGTACCCACCCGAGGTCTATGGAGGAGCCGGCGTGCACGTCGCCGAGCTCGTGCGTGCCCTGCGTCGCGATCTCGAGGTCGTGGTGCGCTGCTTCGGTGCACCACGCGACGAGGCCGGCACGTTCGGCTATCCGGCACCCTCGGAGTTCGCCGCCGCGAACCAGGCGCTCGGCACGATGGGGGTCGACCTCCTGATGGCGAGCGACGCCGCCGGAGCCGACCTCGTGCACTCGCACACCTGGTACGCGAACTTCGCCGGCTTCACGGCGAAGCGACTGCACGGCGTTCCGCACGTCGTGACGGCGCACAGCCTCGAGCCGCTCCGCCCGTGGAAGGCCGAACAGCTCGGCGGCGGCTATCGGGTCTCCTCCTGGGTCGAGCGCACGGCGTTCGAAGACGCCGACGCGGTGATCGCCGTGAGCGAGGGGATGCGCCGCGACATCCTGCGTGCGTACCCGTCGATCGACCCCGCCCGCGTGGAGGTGGTCTACAACGGCATCGACCTCGAGGACTGGCGGCCGCTCGACGATCCCGACACGGTGCGCGCGCTCGGTGTCGACCCCGACCGCCCGGCGGTGATCTTCGTGGGCCGGATCACCCGCCAGAAGGGGCTGCCGTACCTGCTTCGCGCCGCGCGCCTGCTGCCTGAAGATGTGCAGCTCGTGCTCTGCGCGGGCGCGCCCGACACCGAAGACATCATGGCCGAGGTCACCGCGCTCGTCGAAGCCCTGCGCGCCGAGCGCAGCGGCGTCGTCTGGATCGATCGGCACCTGCCGCGTGCCGAGCTCACCGCGTTGCTCACGGCCGCGACGGTGTTCGTCTGTCCCTCGGTGTACGAGCCGCTCGGCATCGTGAACCTCGAGGCGATGGCATGCGGCGCACCCGTGGTCGGCACGGCGACCGGCGGCATTCCCGAGGTCGTCGATGACGGCGTCACCGGCGTGCTCGTGCCGATCGAGCAGGCCGACGACGGCACCGGCACGCCTCTCGATCCCGATCGCTTCGTCGAGGACCTCGCCGCCGCACTCACCCGCGTCGTCGCCGATCCGGCGCGTGCGCGGGCCATGGGCGAAGCGGGTCGACTGCGCGCCGAGGCGCGATTCGCCTGGGACGCGATCGCCGGCCGCACTCGCGAGGTGTACGCGGCCGTTCTGGCTCGATAG
- a CDS encoding glucose-1-phosphate adenylyltransferase, producing the protein MVTRKVFGIVLAGGEGKRLMPLTEDRAKPAVPFGGQYRLIDFALSNLLNSGLRQIVVLTQYKSHSLDRHVSQTWRMNGLLNSYVASVPAQQRLGKRWFSGSADAILQSLNLIYDEQPDIIAVVGADHVYRMDFSQMIDAHIESGVDATVAAIRQPISLADQFGVIEVDPERPSHISRFLEKPTDPVGLADAPHEVLASMGNYVFNADALIDAVLRDGERTDSSHDMGGDIIPAFVAQGNAGVYDLRNNVVPGSTDRDRYYWRDVGTIDSFFEAHQDLISVLPVFNLYNREWPIFSQQLNSPPAKFTRDARGSLGTVIDSIVSLGSVISGAHVERSVLGPWAIVGSGAHVADSILFDRARIEAGATVQRAILDKEVVVEAGARIGVDRADDIARGFIVTDTGITVVGKGSRVRALA; encoded by the coding sequence ATGGTGACGCGCAAAGTATTCGGCATCGTCCTCGCCGGCGGCGAGGGCAAGCGACTCATGCCCCTGACCGAAGACCGAGCGAAACCCGCCGTTCCGTTCGGCGGGCAGTATCGGCTCATCGACTTCGCGCTCTCCAATCTGCTGAACTCCGGGCTTCGGCAGATCGTCGTGCTCACCCAGTACAAGTCCCACAGTCTCGACCGGCACGTCTCGCAGACCTGGCGCATGAACGGGCTGCTGAACTCGTACGTCGCGTCGGTGCCGGCGCAGCAGCGGCTCGGCAAGCGCTGGTTCTCCGGCTCGGCCGACGCGATCCTGCAGAGCCTCAACCTCATCTACGACGAGCAGCCCGACATCATCGCCGTCGTCGGCGCCGATCACGTCTACCGCATGGACTTCAGCCAGATGATCGACGCGCACATCGAGTCGGGCGTCGACGCGACGGTCGCGGCGATCCGGCAGCCGATCTCGCTCGCCGACCAGTTCGGCGTCATCGAGGTCGATCCCGAGCGTCCCAGCCACATCAGCCGGTTCCTCGAGAAGCCGACCGACCCGGTGGGCCTCGCGGATGCGCCGCATGAAGTGCTCGCCTCGATGGGCAACTACGTGTTCAATGCCGACGCGCTCATCGATGCCGTGTTGCGCGACGGCGAGCGCACCGATTCGAGTCACGACATGGGCGGCGACATCATCCCGGCGTTCGTGGCCCAGGGCAACGCGGGCGTGTACGACCTCCGGAACAACGTCGTGCCGGGTTCGACCGACCGCGACCGCTACTACTGGCGCGACGTCGGAACGATCGACTCATTCTTCGAGGCGCACCAAGACCTCATCTCGGTGCTGCCGGTGTTCAACCTCTACAACCGGGAATGGCCCATCTTCAGCCAGCAGCTGAACTCCCCGCCCGCGAAGTTCACTCGCGACGCGCGAGGCTCGCTCGGCACGGTCATCGACTCGATCGTCTCGCTCGGCTCGGTCATCTCGGGCGCGCACGTCGAGCGCAGCGTGCTGGGTCCGTGGGCGATCGTCGGCTCCGGCGCGCATGTCGCCGACTCCATCCTCTTCGACCGCGCGCGGATCGAGGCCGGTGCCACCGTGCAGCGGGCGATCCTCGACAAGGAGGTCGTGGTCGAGGCGGGTGCCCGCATCGGCGTCGATCGCGCCGACGACATCGCACGCGGCTTCATCGTCACCGACACGGGCATCACGGTGGTCGGCAAGGGCTCCAGGGTCCGGGCCCTCGCGTGA
- a CDS encoding ABC-F family ATP-binding cassette domain-containing protein, which translates to MLAVHDLEIRIGARVLMEHVDFRISPGDKVGLVGRNGAGKTTLTKTLAGETLPTGGRIDRGGEIGYLPQDPRSGDPEMLARTRILDARGLGSLVLGMHEASMQMGSDDAAVAERAMKKYGNLTDRFTALGGYAAEAEAASIASNLNLPDRILDQPLKTLSGGQRRRIELARILFSAAETMILDEPTNHLDADSVVWLREFLKGYRGGVIVISHDVELVGEVVNRVFYLDANRSMIDVYNMGWKHYQRQRAADEERRKKERANAEKKAGVLQLQAAKFGAKASKAAAAHQMVARAEKLLAGLDEVRAVDRVAKLRFPTPAPCGRTPITASDLSKSYGSLEIFTAVDLAIDRGSKVVIIGLNGAGKTTLLRILAGVDLPDTGVVEPGHGLRVGYYAQEHETLDVQRSVLQNMVSASPNLTETEARKVLGSFLFTGDDVHKPAGVLSGGEKTRLALAMIVVSGANVLLLDEPTNNLDPASRAEILDALAHYEGSVVLVSHDPGAVEALNPERVLIMPDGTEDHWSSEYQELIELA; encoded by the coding sequence GTGCTCGCCGTCCATGATCTCGAGATCCGAATCGGCGCACGAGTGCTCATGGAGCACGTCGACTTCCGCATCTCCCCGGGCGACAAGGTCGGCCTCGTCGGCCGAAACGGCGCCGGCAAGACCACACTCACGAAGACCCTCGCCGGCGAGACCCTGCCGACCGGCGGCCGCATCGATCGCGGCGGCGAGATCGGCTACCTCCCGCAAGATCCGCGCTCGGGCGACCCCGAGATGCTCGCCCGCACGCGCATCCTCGACGCCCGCGGACTCGGCTCGCTCGTGCTCGGCATGCACGAGGCCTCGATGCAGATGGGCAGCGACGACGCGGCCGTCGCCGAGCGCGCGATGAAGAAGTACGGCAACCTCACCGACCGCTTCACGGCGCTCGGCGGGTATGCGGCCGAGGCCGAGGCCGCCTCGATCGCCTCGAACCTGAACCTGCCTGATCGCATCCTCGACCAGCCCCTCAAGACGCTGTCTGGCGGCCAGCGCCGCCGCATCGAGCTCGCCCGCATTCTCTTCTCCGCCGCCGAGACGATGATCCTCGACGAGCCGACGAACCACCTCGACGCCGACTCGGTGGTCTGGCTCCGCGAGTTCCTCAAGGGTTATCGCGGGGGCGTCATCGTCATCAGCCACGACGTCGAGCTCGTCGGCGAGGTCGTGAACCGCGTCTTCTACCTCGACGCCAACCGCTCGATGATCGACGTCTACAACATGGGCTGGAAGCACTACCAGCGCCAGCGCGCCGCCGATGAAGAGCGTCGCAAGAAAGAGCGGGCGAACGCCGAGAAGAAGGCCGGCGTCCTGCAGTTGCAAGCCGCGAAGTTCGGCGCGAAGGCGTCGAAGGCTGCTGCGGCGCACCAGATGGTCGCTCGTGCCGAGAAGCTCCTCGCCGGCCTCGACGAGGTGCGCGCCGTCGATCGCGTGGCGAAGCTGCGCTTCCCGACACCCGCCCCATGCGGCCGCACCCCGATCACGGCGAGCGACCTGTCGAAGAGCTACGGCTCGCTCGAGATCTTCACGGCCGTCGACCTCGCGATCGACCGCGGGTCGAAGGTCGTCATCATCGGTTTGAACGGTGCGGGCAAGACGACCCTGCTCCGAATCCTCGCAGGGGTCGACCTGCCTGATACGGGCGTCGTCGAGCCCGGCCACGGACTCCGTGTCGGCTACTACGCCCAGGAGCACGAGACCCTCGACGTGCAGCGCAGCGTGCTGCAGAACATGGTGAGCGCATCACCCAACCTCACGGAGACCGAGGCGCGCAAGGTGCTCGGCTCGTTCCTGTTCACGGGTGACGACGTGCACAAGCCCGCCGGTGTGCTCTCAGGCGGCGAGAAGACTCGTCTCGCCCTCGCCATGATCGTGGTGTCGGGTGCGAACGTGCTGCTCCTCGACGAGCCGACGAACAACCTCGACCCCGCGAGCCGCGCCGAGATCCTCGACGCGCTCGCCCACTACGAGGGATCCGTGGTGCTCGTGAGCCACGACCCGGGCGCGGTAGAGGCACTGAACCCCGAGCGCGTGCTCATCATGCCCGACGGCACGGAAGACCACTGGAGCAGCGAGTACCAGGAGCTCATCGAGCTCGCTTGA